Proteins encoded by one window of Salvia splendens isolate huo1 chromosome 5, SspV2, whole genome shotgun sequence:
- the LOC121803149 gene encoding lipid droplet phospholipase 1-like isoform X2, whose amino-acid sequence MDNNRVDSVKPEREKRKTNRAIAKIMKKKGKKKKKGKKQKKKKLSYYLIPRFPCMRLDDGVTVAETPAGGGSFDMEAGCSGRRDHSPTHLVVTVNGIIGSAQNWRYAAKQFVKAYPDDVLVYCSQSNTSMLTFDGVDAMGKRLADEVVSFVGHHPNLQKISFLGHSLGGLIARYAIAVLYQQNVMQKNVEQSGGECVGEEKQRGVVAGLEPVNFITFATPHLGSRGHKQVPVFCGVHTVERLATRALFLLGRTDPRCSHLRGVLPMHMYALTASSRCYLFSSSIF is encoded by the exons ATGGACAATAACAGAGTAGATAGTGTGAAACCAGAGAGAGAGAAACGGAAAACAAACCGAGCAATCGCGAAAATCATGAAGaagaaagggaagaagaagaagaaagggaagaagcagaagaagaagaaattgagCTATTATTTAATTCCGAGATTTCCGTGTATGAGATTAGACGACGGCGTTACGGTGGCGGAGACGCCGGCCGGCGGCGGCAGTTTCGACATGGAGGCTGGGTGCAGCGGGAGGAGGGATCATTCACCCACGCACCTCGTCGTTACGGTCAATGGGATTATTGGAAG TGCTCAAAATTGGAGGTATGCAGCAAAGCAGTTCGTGAAGGCTTATCCAGATGATGTTTTAGTATATT GCAGTCAGTCGAATACTTCAATGTTGACGTTTGATGGTGTTGATGCTATGGGGAAGAGATTAGCTGATGAG GTGGTTTCTTTTGTTGGCCATCATCCAAATCTTCAGAAGATTTCGTTTCTAGGTCACTCACTCGGTGGCTTGATAGCAAGATACGCCATTGCTGTGCTTTACCAGCAAAATGTGATGCAAAAGAACGTTGAGCAAAGTGGTGGTGAATGTGTTGGTGAGGAGAAACAAAGGGGAGTTGTTGCAGGGCTCGAACCTGTGAACTTCATTACCTTTGCAACGCCACATCTTGGTTCGAGGGGGCATAAACAG GTTCCGGTTTTCTGTGGTGTCCACACCGTGGAGAGACTAGCAACCCGTGCTTTGTTTCTACTTGGTAGAACGG ATCCGCGTTGCAGTCATTTAAGAGGCGTGCTGCCTATGCATATGTACGCTTTGACAGCATCCTCCCGATGTTACttatttagtagtagtattttttaa
- the LOC121803149 gene encoding lipid droplet phospholipase 1-like isoform X1, translating into MDNNRVDSVKPEREKRKTNRAIAKIMKKKGKKKKKGKKQKKKKLSYYLIPRFPCMRLDDGVTVAETPAGGGSFDMEAGCSGRRDHSPTHLVVTVNGIIGSAQNWRYAAKQFVKAYPDDVLVYCSQSNTSMLTFDGVDAMGKRLADEVVSFVGHHPNLQKISFLGHSLGGLIARYAIAVLYQQNVMQKNVEQSGGECVGEEKQRGVVAGLEPVNFITFATPHLGSRGHKQVPVFCGVHTVERLATRALFLLGRTGKHLFLSDSDNGKAPILLRMCSDSEDLKFISALQSFKRRAAYAYVRFDSILPMLLI; encoded by the exons ATGGACAATAACAGAGTAGATAGTGTGAAACCAGAGAGAGAGAAACGGAAAACAAACCGAGCAATCGCGAAAATCATGAAGaagaaagggaagaagaagaagaaagggaagaagcagaagaagaagaaattgagCTATTATTTAATTCCGAGATTTCCGTGTATGAGATTAGACGACGGCGTTACGGTGGCGGAGACGCCGGCCGGCGGCGGCAGTTTCGACATGGAGGCTGGGTGCAGCGGGAGGAGGGATCATTCACCCACGCACCTCGTCGTTACGGTCAATGGGATTATTGGAAG TGCTCAAAATTGGAGGTATGCAGCAAAGCAGTTCGTGAAGGCTTATCCAGATGATGTTTTAGTATATT GCAGTCAGTCGAATACTTCAATGTTGACGTTTGATGGTGTTGATGCTATGGGGAAGAGATTAGCTGATGAG GTGGTTTCTTTTGTTGGCCATCATCCAAATCTTCAGAAGATTTCGTTTCTAGGTCACTCACTCGGTGGCTTGATAGCAAGATACGCCATTGCTGTGCTTTACCAGCAAAATGTGATGCAAAAGAACGTTGAGCAAAGTGGTGGTGAATGTGTTGGTGAGGAGAAACAAAGGGGAGTTGTTGCAGGGCTCGAACCTGTGAACTTCATTACCTTTGCAACGCCACATCTTGGTTCGAGGGGGCATAAACAG GTTCCGGTTTTCTGTGGTGTCCACACCGTGGAGAGACTAGCAACCCGTGCTTTGTTTCTACTTGGTAGAACGGGTAAGCATTTGTTCTTGAGTGATTCGGATAATGGAAAAGCTCCAATTCTGCTCAGAATGTGCAGTGATTCTGAAGACCTAAAGTTTAT ATCCGCGTTGCAGTCATTTAAGAGGCGTGCTGCCTATGCATATGTACGCTTTGACAGCATCCTCCCGATGTTACttatttag
- the LOC121803149 gene encoding lipid droplet phospholipase 1-like isoform X3: MDNNRVDSVKPEREKRKTNRAIAKIMKKKGKKKKKGKKQKKKKLSYYLIPRFPCMRLDDGVTVAETPAGGGSFDMEAGCSGRRDHSPTHLVVTVNGIIGSAQNWRYAAKQFVKAYPDDVLVYCSQSNTSMLTFDGVDAMGKRLADEVVSFVGHHPNLQKISFLGHSLGGLIARYAIAVLYQQNVMQKNVEQSGGECVGEEKQRGVVAGLEPVNFITFATPHLGSRGHKQVPVFCGVHTVERLATRALFLLGRTGSSNCMTENI, translated from the exons ATGGACAATAACAGAGTAGATAGTGTGAAACCAGAGAGAGAGAAACGGAAAACAAACCGAGCAATCGCGAAAATCATGAAGaagaaagggaagaagaagaagaaagggaagaagcagaagaagaagaaattgagCTATTATTTAATTCCGAGATTTCCGTGTATGAGATTAGACGACGGCGTTACGGTGGCGGAGACGCCGGCCGGCGGCGGCAGTTTCGACATGGAGGCTGGGTGCAGCGGGAGGAGGGATCATTCACCCACGCACCTCGTCGTTACGGTCAATGGGATTATTGGAAG TGCTCAAAATTGGAGGTATGCAGCAAAGCAGTTCGTGAAGGCTTATCCAGATGATGTTTTAGTATATT GCAGTCAGTCGAATACTTCAATGTTGACGTTTGATGGTGTTGATGCTATGGGGAAGAGATTAGCTGATGAG GTGGTTTCTTTTGTTGGCCATCATCCAAATCTTCAGAAGATTTCGTTTCTAGGTCACTCACTCGGTGGCTTGATAGCAAGATACGCCATTGCTGTGCTTTACCAGCAAAATGTGATGCAAAAGAACGTTGAGCAAAGTGGTGGTGAATGTGTTGGTGAGGAGAAACAAAGGGGAGTTGTTGCAGGGCTCGAACCTGTGAACTTCATTACCTTTGCAACGCCACATCTTGGTTCGAGGGGGCATAAACAG GTTCCGGTTTTCTGTGGTGTCCACACCGTGGAGAGACTAGCAACCCGTGCTTTGTTTCTACTTGGTAGAACGG GTTCTTCAAACTGTATGACTGAAAATATTTGA
- the LOC121805746 gene encoding probable xyloglucan glycosyltransferase 12 translates to MAPWWGKESHRGTPVVVKMENPNNWSMVEIESPSDEEFLNDAVSKRGRNKNAKQLTWVILLRAHKAAGCLASIAAAFVSLGAVVRRRIAAGRTDAADPVENPKIKSRFYTAIKIALGLSLLLLGFELAAYIRGWHFEAPDLHLGRIYSGFAVRDLFGTVYSNWVRIRVGYIAPPLQFLTSACIVLFIVQSVDRLILCLGCFWIKLKKIKPIAKQDLIDVESGDGQGYFPMVLVQIPMCNEKEVYQQSIGAVCEMDWPKGRMLIQVLDDSDDPTAQMLIKEEVQKWRDNGANIVYRHRVIREGYKAGNLKSAMSCSYVKDYEFVAIFDADFQPNADFLKRTVPHFQDNDEVGLVQARWSFVNKEENLLTRLQLINLAFHFEVEQQVNGHFLNFFGFNGTAGVWRIKALEESGGWMERTTVEDMDIAVRAHLHGWKFVFLNDVECQCELPESYEAYRKQQHRWHSGPMQLFRLCLPAIIKSKISAWKKFNMIFLFFLLRKLILPFYSFTLFCIILPLTMFVPEATLPAWVVCYIPATMSFLNIMPAPKSFPFIVPYLLFENTMSVTKFNAMISGLFQLGSAYEWVVTKKSGRSSEGDLQSLVEKPPTHQRGSSEPNLEELKEEINRQMKKDSQKKKHNRIYTKELALAFLLLTAAARSLLSAQGVHFYFLLFQGISFLLVGLDLIGEQVQ, encoded by the exons ATGGCGCCGTGGTGGGGGAAGGAATCCCACAGAGGCACACCGGTGGTGGTGAAGATGGAGAACCCCAACAACTGGTCAATGGTGGAGATTGAGTCCCCCTCCGACGAGGAATTCCTGAACGACGCCGTCTCGAAGCGCGGCCGCAACAAAAACGCCAAGCAGCTGACGTGGGTGATCCTCCTCCGGGCCCACAAGGCCGCCGGCTGCCTCGCCTCCATCGCCGCCGCTTTCGTGTCCCTCGGCGCCGTCGTCCGCCGCCGCATCGCCGCTGGGCGCACCGACGCCGCCGACCCAGTCGAGAACCCCAAGATCAAGTCGAGATTTTACACCGCCATCAAAATCGCGCTAGGGCTTTCGCTTCTCCTGCTGGGATTCGAGCTCGCGGCTTATATTAGGGGTTGGCATTTCGAGGCTCCGGATCTTCATCTGGGCCGGATTTACTCCGGGTTTGCGGTGAGGGATTTGTTTGGGACGGTGTATTCCAATTGGGTCCGGATCCGGGTCGGGTATATAGCTCCGCCGCTCCAGTTCTTGACCAGCGCTTGCATCGTGCTGTTTATAGTGCAGAGCGTTGATAGACTGATTCTCTGCTTGGGCTGCTTTTggattaaattgaaaaaaattaaacccATTGCTAAACAAGACCTAATCGATGTTGAATCTGGAGATGGACAAGGCTATTTTCCCATGGTTTTGGTTCAGATCCCTATGTGCAACGAGAAGGAG GTTTATCAGCAGTCAATTGGGGCCGTGTGTGAAATGGATTGGCCTAAGGGGAGAATGCTGATTCAAGTTCTGGATGATTCAGATGACCCGACGGCGCAGATGCTGATCAAGGAAGAGGTCCAGAAATGGCGGGATAATGGTGCCAACATTGTTTACAGACATAGAGTGATTAGAGAGGGATACAAAGCTGGCAATCTCAAATCTGCCATGAGTTGCAGCTATGTTAAAGATTATGAATTTGTTGCTATTTTCGACGCTGATTTCCAGCCTAATGCGGATTTCCTAAAGCGGACTGTTCCACACTTTCAG GATAATGATGAAGTAGGGTTGGTTCAAGCAAGGTGGTCATTTGTGAACAAGGAAGAGAACCTGCTAACAAGGCTGCAGCTCATCAATTTGGCATTTCATTTTGAAGTTGAGCAGCAGGTTAATGGGCATTTCCTTAACTTCTTTGGCTTTAATGGGACTGCCGGAGTGTGGAGGATCAAGGCATTGGAGGAATCCGGTGGGTGGATGGAGAGGACCACTGTGGAGGACATGGACATTGCAGTCCGTGCTCATCTTCATGGATGGAAGTTTGTATTTTTGAATGATGTCGAG TGCCAATGTGAATTGCCGGAGTCATATGAAGCTTATCGGAAACAGCAACATAGATGGCATTCTGGCCCAATGCAGCTTTTCCGTCTCTGTTTGCCTGCTATTATAAAATCTAAG ATAAGTGCGTGGAAGAAATTCAACATGATTttcctcttcttcttgctgAGAAAACTTATTCTTCCGTTTTACTCATTCACCCTTTTCTGCATCATTCTACCATTAACAATGTTTGTTCCCGAGGCCACGCTCCCTGCGTGGGTCGTCTGTTACATCCCGGCCACAATGTCGTTCCTCAACATAATGCCTGCCCCAAAGTCATTCCCATTCATCGTTCCTTACCTGCTGTTCGAGAACACCATGTCGGTCACTAAGTTCAACGCCATGATATCTGGTCTCTTCCAGCTCGGAAGTGCTTACGAGTGGGTAGTCACCAAAAAATCTGGGCGCTCCTCCGAGGGTGATCTACAGTCGTTGGTTGAGAAACCCCCGACACACCAAAGAGGCAGCTCAGAGCCTAACTTGGAGGAACTCAAGGAGGAGATCAACCGACAGATGAAGAAGGATTCTCAGAAAAAGAAACACAATCGGATTTACACGAAAGAGCTTGCCCTCGCTTTCCTTCTGTTGACAGCTGCGGCAAGAAGCCTCTTGTCTGCACAGGGAGTCCATTTCTACTTCCTGCTCTTTCAGGGGATCTCGTTCTTGCTCGTGGGCCTCGACTTGATTGGTGAGCAGGTGCAGTAA
- the LOC121804234 gene encoding uncharacterized protein LOC121804234 — translation MPPRIAGRPRGRGRGRGRRPHPEPERQYVNPPPPSPPRSLSPPLAPTVDRTVINTFLKKKPPTFDGKGDPAEAESWIRALERLFDLLQCTDDERLVCASLQLTGSADYWWEARKKIMTPQQLEDLTWGQFKTGIYEKYIPKSYKKQKETEFYNLKQGRMSVTEYDRTFFDLSRYGVDQVDTDEKMSEKFCAGLRHEIRVALASRGGLPYSEALKLALDIEAALPKERPAPNPTNMSLQTSSQAPRDKRKWEGNQNQWGQKKPWHGPPRPQNFARQPIFKPTGITQPRPNLCPKCNKPHSGICRAGEMICFTCGRNGHIARNCQNGLQRRSAPTNQPAQRQHLRALHADTQNHQTPHPQRPSLSTQARAYALGRNQQNNNHGNLAGMGTLLNVPIVLLFDTGASHSFISTSCVSTLELTPEPAEPRVTVSSPVGGVIEITQKCSNLEITLGERKVIANNLGVMKMEDVDIILGMEWLAKNHATIKCSERHISFQTPGEEQVELHGITMNKRKSIISVLQAAALVKKGCPAYLVYLSEEHNEEKKIEDVDIVREFPDVFPDTLPGLPPDRRLEFTIDLEPGAAPISKAPYRMAPKELGELKLQLQELLDLGFIRPSVSPWGAPVLFVKKKDGTLRMCIDYRELNKVTLKNKYPLPRIDDLFDQLKGASIFSKIDLRSGYHQLKIRSEDVPKTAFRTRYGHYEFVVMPFGLTNAPAVFMDLMNRIFHPYLDKFVLVFIDDVLIYSRNRSEHAEHLRTILETLRTERLYAKFSKCEFWLNEVNFLGHIVTAEGIRVDPAKVEAV, via the coding sequence ACTTTCGCCTCCACTTGCCCCGACAGTGGATAGGACTGTCATTAACAcctttctgaaaaagaagccgccaacatttgacggaaaaggcGACCCCGCTGAAGCGGAATCGTGGATACGTGCACTAGAGCGCCTGTTTGACTTACTGCAATGCACAGACGATGAGCGTTTGGTTTGTGCCTCACTCCAACTGACTGGGTCAGCAGATTATTGGTGGGAAGCCCGCAAAAAGATAATGACCCCGCAGCAGCTAGAGGACCTAACTTGGGGTCAATTCAAGACAGGAATCTACGAAAAATACATCCCCAAGAGCTATAAAAAGCAGAAGGAAACAGAGTTCTATAACTTGAAACAGGGACGAATGTCAGTGACAGAATATGATCGCACTTTCTTTGACCTGTCCAGGTACggagttgatcaagtggataCGGATGAAAAGATGTCCGAGAAATTTTGTGCTGGCTTGAGGCACGAAATAAGAGTAGCATTGGCTAGCCGTGGCGGACTACCATATTCCGAAGCTCTAAAACTGGCCTTAGACATTGAAGCTGCATTGCCTAAAGAAAGACCTGCACCCAACCCTACAAATATGTCACTGCAGACCTCGTCCCAAGCCCCAAGGGACAAAAGGAAGTGGGAAGGAAACCAGAACCAGTGGGGACAAAAGAAGCCATGGCATGGACCACCCCGCCCACAAAACTTTGCAAGGCAGCCTATCTTTAAACCGACAGGAATCACTCAACCAAGGCCAAATCTTTGTCCCAAATGTAACAAGCCCCACAGCGGAATCTGCAGGGCCGGAGAAATGATTTGTTTTACTTGTGGAAGGAATGGCCATATCGCCAGGAACTGTCAAAATGGACTCCAGAGAAGGAGTGCACCAACTAACCAGCCAGCACAACGTCAACACTTGCGAGCTCTACATGCAGACACCCAGAACCACCAGACCCCGCATCCACAACGACCGAGCCTCTCAACTCAAGCTAGGGCATATGCATTGGGACGAAACCAACAGAACAACAACCATgggaatttggcaggtatgggcactcTATTGAACGTACCTATTGTCCTTTTGTTTGATACTGGTGCCTCGCACTCCTTCATATCAACCTCGTGTGTAAGCACTTTAGAACTCACACCAGAACCAGCCGAACCTAGAGTAACGGTGTCCTCACCAGTAGGAGGAGTTATAGAAATCACACAAAAGTGCTCGAACCTAGAAATCACGCTCGGAGAACGTAAGGTTATTGCTAATAACTTGGGGGTCATGAAAATGGAAGATGTCGATATTATACTAGGGATGGAATGGTTGGCCAAGAACCACGCCACCATCAAGTGCAGTGAAAGACATATTTCCTTTCAAACTCCGGGAGAAGAGCAAGTTGAGCTCCATGGAATCACTATGAACAAGCGCAAATCCATAATTTCGGTCCTACAAGCAGCCGCGCTGGTGAAAAAAGGGTGTCCCGCCTACCTCGTCTACTTAAGCGAAGAACATAATGAAGAAAAGAAGATTGAGGATGTGGATATTGTACGTGAATTTCCGGACGTATTTCCTGACACGCTGCCCGGGTTACCCCCAGACAGACGACTGGAATTCACCATCGAtttggaaccaggagccgcgcCAATttcaaaggcgccataccgaatggccccaaAGGAACTGGGAGAACTGAAACTACAACTGCAAGAACTTTTAGACCTGGGTTTTATCAGACCcagcgtgtcaccatggggagctcCTGTACTTTTtgtcaagaagaaggatggaacgttgaggatgtgcatagactaccgagAATTGAACAAGGTGACACTCAAGAATAAATACCCATTGCCAAGGATAGATGATTTATTTGACCAGCTTAAGGGGGCCAGTATATTTTCTAAGATTGACTTAAGGTCCGGGTACCACCAATTGAAGATCCGGTccgaagatgtacccaagacagcttttcgcACCAGGTacggtcactatgagttcgtagtaatgccttttggattgACCAATGCCCCTGCGgtgttcatggatttgatgaatcgcATATTTCACCCATATCTCGACAAATTCGTCCTGGTCTTCATAGACGACGTCCTCATCTACTCGAGGAATAGATCGGAACACGCTGAGCATCTAAGAACTATCCTCGAAACGTTGAGGACCGAGAGACTTTAtgctaaattcagcaagtgcgagttttggctcaatgAGGTTAATTTTCTTGGACACATAGTAACGGCAGAAGGAATTCGGGTAGATCCAGCAAAGGTAGAGGCCGTATAA